From a single Natronorubrum tibetense GA33 genomic region:
- a CDS encoding lipoyl protein ligase domain-containing protein, whose translation MRVLRGRAATIETDRDVTRRLLSTAADGDPAVRVWTPHRQVAFGRRDQRLEGYDRARERARERGFPPVDRDVGGRAVAYDGKTALAFASAEPVADFRRGTDDRYERVTTAVEEALGKLESDGESLEPTRGEPDDSFCPGTHSLSLTDATGRQRKVVGIAQRVRQNAAVVAGCVLVSNREGIAAVLESVYGALAVPFDPETVGTVADAGGPSDPAIVRSALEDALVGDERPAVTVDSVTELGSN comes from the coding sequence ATGCGAGTGCTTCGCGGCCGCGCGGCGACGATCGAGACCGACCGCGACGTGACCCGGCGACTGCTCTCGACGGCCGCCGACGGCGACCCCGCCGTTCGAGTCTGGACGCCCCACCGGCAAGTCGCGTTCGGCAGACGGGACCAGCGACTCGAGGGCTACGATCGGGCCCGCGAGCGCGCTCGAGAGCGCGGCTTCCCGCCCGTCGATCGTGACGTCGGCGGGCGAGCGGTAGCGTACGACGGGAAGACGGCGCTCGCGTTCGCCAGCGCGGAACCGGTCGCGGACTTTCGGCGAGGGACCGACGATCGATACGAGCGCGTCACGACCGCCGTCGAGGAGGCGCTTGGGAAACTCGAGTCCGACGGCGAATCGCTCGAGCCGACCCGCGGCGAACCCGACGACTCGTTCTGTCCCGGGACGCACTCGCTGTCGCTGACGGATGCAACCGGCCGCCAGCGCAAGGTCGTCGGCATCGCCCAGCGCGTTCGTCAGAACGCCGCGGTGGTCGCCGGCTGCGTCCTGGTTTCGAATCGCGAGGGGATCGCGGCCGTCCTCGAGTCGGTCTACGGCGCGCTCGCAGTGCCGTTCGACCCCGAGACGGTCGGCACCGTCGCAGACGCGGGCGGGCCCTCGGACCCCGCGATCGTTCGCTCAGCACTCGAGGACGCTCTCGTCGGCGACGAACGACCGGCCGTGACGGTCGACTCCGTGACCGAACTCGGCAGCAATTGA
- a CDS encoding thiolase family protein, whose translation MSQTPVVVKAVRTPQGKEDGVYADVRSEDLSVPLIDEILAETGLSGEEVDDLMWGCAQQRGEQDNNVARVIALLSELGEGVPATTINRWCASSMQAVISASDAIAAGNRDAVIAGGVESMSRVPMGENSMEVNPRLAEMYNIGELQMGMTAEKVAEEYGVSREEQDEYAARSQQNAEEATEEGRFDDEIVPIETEDGTVTEDEGIRPGTTAEKLAGLPTVFKSDGTVTPGNASQISDGASALLVTSEAFAEEHDLEIMAEVGMNNVAGVDPTVMGIGPVPATEGLLERNGRDIDEYDLVELNEAFASQSVYSRDELGIDPEIFNVNGGAIAIGHPLGASGARLPVTLIHELQKRGGGLGLATLCVGFGQGAAIEFDVN comes from the coding sequence ATGTCACAGACACCAGTCGTGGTGAAGGCAGTACGAACTCCGCAGGGGAAAGAAGACGGCGTGTACGCCGACGTCCGCAGCGAGGACCTCTCGGTGCCGCTGATCGACGAGATCCTCGCCGAGACTGGTCTCTCCGGCGAGGAGGTCGACGACCTCATGTGGGGTTGCGCCCAGCAGCGCGGCGAACAGGACAACAACGTCGCTCGCGTCATCGCCCTCCTCTCGGAACTCGGCGAGGGCGTCCCGGCGACGACGATCAACCGCTGGTGTGCCTCCTCCATGCAGGCGGTTATCTCCGCCTCCGACGCTATCGCGGCGGGCAACCGCGACGCCGTCATCGCCGGCGGTGTCGAGAGCATGTCCCGCGTCCCGATGGGCGAGAACTCGATGGAGGTCAACCCGCGACTCGCCGAGATGTACAACATCGGTGAACTCCAGATGGGGATGACCGCCGAGAAGGTCGCCGAGGAGTACGGCGTCAGCCGCGAGGAACAGGACGAGTACGCCGCCCGCAGCCAACAGAACGCCGAGGAAGCGACCGAGGAAGGTCGCTTCGACGACGAGATCGTCCCGATCGAGACCGAGGACGGCACCGTCACCGAAGACGAAGGCATCCGTCCCGGCACGACCGCCGAGAAACTCGCGGGGCTGCCGACCGTCTTCAAATCCGACGGCACCGTCACGCCGGGTAATGCCTCGCAGATCTCCGACGGCGCCTCCGCGCTGCTCGTCACGAGCGAGGCGTTCGCCGAGGAGCACGACCTCGAGATCATGGCCGAAGTCGGCATGAACAACGTCGCCGGCGTCGACCCGACCGTGATGGGGATCGGCCCGGTGCCGGCAACCGAGGGGCTGCTCGAGCGCAACGGCCGCGATATCGACGAGTACGATCTGGTCGAACTCAACGAGGCGTTCGCGAGCCAGTCGGTCTACTCGCGCGACGAACTCGGTATCGATCCCGAAATCTTCAACGTCAACGGCGGTGCCATCGCCATCGGCCACCCGCTGGGTGCCTCCGGTGCGCGTCTCCCCGTCACGCTGATTCACGAACTCCAGAAGCGCGGCGGCGGCCTCGGACTCGCGACGCTCTGTGTCGGCTTCGGACAGGGTGCAGCGATCGAATTCGACGTCAACTGA
- a CDS encoding DUF7529 family protein, whose translation MTTDAADSQWTAVLEDATAIAEEYQENGWDAIVLEPDAVSPVDGEERTGFDVEVSPDEYEFLERLIESSEVTVTTADVYYRPPESDTEQRVALAVERDDETETAVFVPLKYDLDDSRAVFETALRAEELLLHVTTATPADDGWVSFSHDDPSLFLEESDVREWSQ comes from the coding sequence ATGACGACGGACGCGGCCGACTCGCAGTGGACGGCCGTCCTCGAGGACGCGACGGCGATCGCCGAGGAGTACCAGGAGAACGGCTGGGACGCGATCGTCCTCGAGCCCGACGCCGTCTCGCCGGTCGACGGCGAGGAACGGACCGGGTTCGACGTGGAGGTGTCGCCCGACGAGTACGAGTTCCTCGAGCGGCTCATCGAGAGCAGCGAGGTCACCGTCACGACGGCGGACGTCTACTACCGCCCGCCCGAGAGCGACACCGAGCAGCGGGTCGCCCTCGCGGTCGAGCGCGACGACGAAACGGAGACGGCCGTGTTCGTCCCCTTGAAATACGATCTCGACGACTCGAGAGCCGTCTTCGAGACGGCGCTGCGGGCGGAGGAACTCCTCCTTCACGTGACGACCGCCACGCCGGCGGACGACGGCTGGGTCAGCTTCTCGCACGACGATCCGTCGCTGTTTCTCGAGGAATCCGACGTCCGGGAGTGGAGTCAGTAA
- a CDS encoding DUF5806 family protein yields MDDDGLNAARVDAEREPASDADQDAQSPSDSDPSPESNAPPESDSRSGTPETTPDEGDSEASNDGADEASSDGPMPNVPDPEPEESDVPEDVQKYARFTKMDGAQYDRVNEFLRDRTYITAREWAIARLCSDFRTETGVEMTKIGENLPELVPFMTDTYTPQAVNQARSSFEDKVRTAGATFLYGAMCDFFTAEELDDVMYESTEVAKFLLEVEGVDLSVEDELEAEERISSVMREVRAASEELREQEDEE; encoded by the coding sequence ATGGACGACGACGGACTGAACGCCGCTCGAGTCGACGCCGAACGCGAACCGGCGTCCGACGCAGATCAGGACGCCCAATCTCCCTCCGATTCGGACCCTTCCCCTGAATCGAACGCTCCTCCTGAATCGGACTCTCGGTCCGGAACGCCCGAAACGACTCCCGACGAGGGTGACAGCGAGGCGAGCAACGACGGTGCCGACGAGGCGAGTAGCGACGGCCCGATGCCGAACGTCCCGGATCCCGAACCGGAGGAATCTGATGTCCCGGAGGACGTCCAGAAGTACGCCCGGTTCACGAAAATGGACGGCGCGCAGTACGACCGGGTCAACGAGTTCCTGCGCGACAGAACCTACATCACCGCCCGCGAGTGGGCCATCGCCCGCCTCTGTTCGGACTTCCGCACCGAGACCGGCGTCGAGATGACCAAGATCGGCGAGAACCTGCCCGAACTCGTCCCGTTCATGACCGACACCTACACGCCACAGGCGGTCAACCAGGCCCGATCCTCCTTCGAGGACAAGGTCCGGACGGCCGGCGCGACCTTCCTCTACGGCGCGATGTGTGATTTCTTCACCGCCGAGGAACTCGACGACGTGATGTACGAGTCGACCGAGGTCGCCAAGTTCCTGCTGGAAGTGGAGGGCGTCGACCTCTCCGTCGAGGACGAACTCGAGGCCGAAGAGCGAATCTCGAGTGTCATGCGTGAAGTTCGTGCAGCCAGCGAGGAACTGCGGGAACAGGAAGACGAGGAGTAA
- a CDS encoding DUF4385 family protein produces the protein MSDTDPEYDVDFRANPDQYEIGRGEEGVFKVEPYKSELLPLWSYKDAEAARESAEAIYERYERYLEDDDFPGMDMARKYLQMGYTRAMRYAKYPGGTKYEDGSEALRASDDERTASASGDEREPQRWADREKRAAALVFERYWERVREDQAYLEAKDAHRERRRTK, from the coding sequence GTGTCCGACACCGACCCCGAGTACGACGTCGACTTCCGAGCGAACCCTGACCAGTACGAAATTGGCCGCGGAGAAGAAGGCGTGTTTAAAGTCGAACCGTACAAGAGCGAACTCCTCCCGCTGTGGTCGTACAAAGACGCGGAGGCGGCCCGCGAGTCCGCCGAGGCGATCTACGAGCGGTACGAACGCTACCTCGAGGACGACGACTTTCCCGGAATGGACATGGCTCGAAAGTACCTCCAGATGGGGTATACGCGGGCGATGCGCTACGCGAAGTATCCCGGCGGAACAAAGTACGAGGACGGGAGCGAGGCGCTACGCGCCTCGGATGACGAGCGGACAGCGTCCGCGAGTGGCGACGAGCGCGAGCCCCAGCGCTGGGCCGACCGCGAGAAGCGCGCCGCCGCGCTCGTCTTCGAGCGCTACTGGGAGCGCGTTCGGGAGGATCAAGCCTATCTCGAGGCGAAAGACGCCCACCGAGAGCGACGACGGACGAAGTAG